In Caldisericia bacterium, the following proteins share a genomic window:
- a CDS encoding glutamate-5-semialdehyde dehydrogenase: MKEVIEKAKKAFEVKNIVATLPTEVKNNALLFMAEELVKRKDLIIKENKKDMIKGEEKGLSKSLLDRLLLNEKRIHGIAEGLKVVASLPDPVGEVVSGWQRPNGLRIMKMRVPIGLIGMIYEARPNVTADAIGLTLKSGNCVILRGGSEAINSNIVIWKILSEAAYRSGIPEGSIQLIETTNREAVFTLLTLTEYLDVVIPRGSAKFINFVKENAKVPVIETGAGVVHIFVDESANVDMAKRIIVNAKVQRPSVCNAVEKILFHRKVKETHITPILDALKEKGVTIIGDREVQEVYEDTIPATEEDWIKEYLDLKIAVKVVSNVDEAIKHINKYGTHHSDAIITEDYSNAMKFLSSVDSSCVYVNASTRFTDGFEFGFGAEIGISTQKLHARGPMGLKELTTTKYIIFGNGQVRK, from the coding sequence ATGAAAGAAGTAATTGAAAAAGCAAAGAAGGCATTTGAGGTTAAAAATATAGTTGCAACTCTTCCGACAGAGGTAAAAAATAACGCCCTTCTCTTTATGGCAGAAGAACTTGTAAAGAGGAAAGATCTCATTATAAAGGAAAACAAAAAAGATATGATAAAGGGTGAAGAGAAGGGATTATCTAAATCTCTACTTGATAGACTTCTTCTTAATGAAAAAAGGATTCATGGTATTGCTGAAGGTTTAAAGGTTGTAGCTTCCCTTCCTGACCCTGTAGGTGAGGTGGTATCAGGCTGGCAAAGACCAAACGGTTTAAGAATAATGAAGATGAGAGTTCCAATTGGATTAATAGGAATGATCTATGAGGCAAGGCCCAATGTTACAGCAGATGCTATAGGTTTAACATTAAAAAGTGGAAACTGTGTAATTCTTAGAGGAGGAAGTGAGGCGATAAATTCAAATATTGTCATATGGAAGATCCTATCAGAGGCAGCATACAGGTCAGGAATTCCTGAAGGTTCCATTCAACTAATTGAAACAACCAATAGAGAGGCAGTTTTTACACTTCTCACTTTAACAGAATACCTTGATGTGGTAATTCCAAGGGGCAGCGCTAAGTTTATAAATTTTGTTAAGGAAAATGCAAAGGTTCCTGTAATTGAAACTGGAGCAGGAGTTGTTCATATATTTGTAGATGAGTCAGCAAATGTAGATATGGCAAAGAGAATAATCGTAAATGCAAAGGTTCAAAGGCCTTCTGTATGTAATGCAGTGGAGAAGATTTTATTTCATAGGAAAGTAAAGGAGACACACATTACTCCTATCCTTGATGCTTTAAAAGAGAAAGGAGTCACTATTATAGGTGATAGAGAGGTTCAGGAAGTTTATGAGGATACAATACCAGCTACAGAAGAAGATTGGATTAAGGAGTATCTTGATCTTAAAATAGCAGTGAAAGTTGTATCAAATGTTGATGAGGCAATAAAACACATAAACAAATATGGAACCCATCATTCAGATGCTATAATCACGGAGGATTACAGCAATGCAATGAAGTTTCTCTCCTCTGTGGATTCCTCATGTGTATATGTAAATGCATCAACAAGATTTACAGATGGGTTTGAGTTTGGCTTTGGAGCAGAAATAGGCATATCCACACAGAAACTTCACG